A stretch of Spirochaeta cellobiosiphila DSM 17781 DNA encodes these proteins:
- a CDS encoding 4Fe-4S dicluster domain-containing protein, which produces MNIPRSFAGGVELFPMKKVQILEVKNGQLPKLALIPWVQHQGSEGTALVEYGDFVQEEQILIKGDGINSVSIHSPVPGRIERVIPYETWSGIKTKAFLISLGGEFHRLGKDVPPEPKQEYNIQMLRDKVLEFGALDSEGYPLSQKLAEDPKKINCVIINSVPKEPYQFNEKVLLQTRWEDLISTVNVLHNVYGEARFVWAYTSEDKKDFNRIKNRCQRLGLDINFVPTRNQYPQGDDSLLIKVLGLNKEDVITYDTLSLHSLFDIINNNKPMVEKYLSITSVDAEPVCLKVRIGTKISTILEDCGVSIENNDQVLVGGPFRGAQIKDLDMPITKDINNLFILEDKHRTKGEEYSCIHCGWCISTCPSRLNPSRLSMLIDADKTEIAFDEGLDLCSFCGICDFVCPSHIPLINKFQDTINASTT; this is translated from the coding sequence ATGAACATACCTCGTAGTTTCGCCGGGGGAGTCGAGTTATTCCCCATGAAAAAGGTTCAAATATTAGAAGTTAAGAATGGCCAACTTCCAAAGTTGGCTCTTATCCCCTGGGTTCAACATCAAGGCTCCGAAGGTACTGCTTTGGTAGAATATGGTGATTTTGTACAAGAAGAACAGATATTGATTAAAGGAGACGGTATAAATTCCGTCTCTATTCATTCCCCTGTTCCAGGTCGCATTGAGAGGGTTATTCCTTATGAGACATGGTCAGGTATTAAGACAAAAGCATTTTTAATTAGTCTTGGTGGGGAATTTCATCGTCTTGGTAAGGATGTTCCTCCAGAACCAAAGCAGGAATACAATATTCAAATGCTCCGGGATAAAGTGCTAGAATTTGGCGCCCTTGATTCAGAAGGTTATCCTTTGAGTCAAAAATTAGCAGAAGATCCTAAAAAGATTAACTGTGTGATTATTAACTCTGTTCCTAAAGAACCCTATCAGTTTAATGAAAAAGTACTTCTTCAAACGCGATGGGAAGATCTCATCTCGACTGTAAATGTTCTTCATAATGTTTATGGAGAGGCTCGTTTTGTCTGGGCTTATACAAGTGAAGACAAAAAAGATTTTAACCGAATAAAAAATCGCTGTCAGAGATTGGGACTGGATATCAATTTTGTCCCTACGAGAAATCAATATCCTCAAGGTGATGATAGCCTTTTGATTAAAGTTCTCGGACTTAATAAAGAGGATGTTATCACTTATGATACTCTTTCTTTACATAGTCTTTTTGATATTATAAATAATAATAAGCCAATGGTTGAAAAATACCTTAGTATAACTTCTGTTGATGCTGAACCGGTTTGCTTAAAAGTGCGGATAGGAACAAAAATATCGACTATATTAGAAGATTGTGGAGTCTCTATAGAAAATAATGATCAAGTTCTAGTTGGAGGGCCTTTTCGTGGTGCTCAAATCAAGGATCTTGATATGCCTATCACAAAAGATATTAACAATTTGTTTATACTAGAAGACAAGCATCGTACTAAAGGAGAGGAATACTCCTGTATTCATTGTGGATGGTGTATTAGTACTTGTCCAAGTAGACTTAATCCAAGTCGTTTATCTATGTTAATAGATGCAGATAAAACGGAAATTGCCTTTGATGAAGGGCTTGATTTATGTTCTTTCTGTGGAATTTGTGATTTTGTCTGCCCTAGTCATATTCCTTTAATAAATAAATTCCAGGATACCATTAATGCATCGACAACATAG